From Salvelinus sp. IW2-2015 linkage group LG2, ASM291031v2, whole genome shotgun sequence, one genomic window encodes:
- the LOC111973242 gene encoding P2R1A-PPP2R2A-interacting phosphatase regulator 1 isoform X1 — protein MSKQENMELDLVIPSTLVQSDGHLRRSNSAPMINGLSDNSQVFHREILRSRRNSTTVVNRPNMVPSSPIRVPSTRLHQIKREEGVDVMNRETAHEREVQAAMQMSQSWEESLSLVRNDDAPMSDNDFEKSASSSPKRIDFVPVSPAPSPTRGIGKKQCFSPSLQILVSSNGLSPSPIPSPTRRFSRRSQSPINCIRPSILGPIKRKEQRKLALTRIETVGGTGAQMSKRTSTCQPRSSVSGLFTCGIGQFKLTDSCNAVKLFIVSASQNEFFPTKGLYYRHKYSSVSSAVRVAGFRQSRR, from the exons ATGAGCAAACAAGAGAATATGGAATTGGATCTCGTAATCCCATCAACACTAGTTCAGAGCGACGGACACCTGAGACGATCCAACAGCGCCCCAATGATTAATGGCTTAAG TGataattcccaggttttccacaGAGAGATTCTACGCAGCAGGAGAAACAGCACCACTGTTGTCAACCGCCCTAATATG gtccCTTCATCGCCCATTCGCGTCCCCAGCACAAGGCTTCATCAGATCAAACGG GAGGAGGGTGTGGATGTGATGAACAGAGAGACAGCCCATGAACG GGAGGTTCAAGCAGCCATGCAGATGAGTCAGTCCTGGGAGGAGAGTCTGAGTCTGGTGAGAAATGATGATGCTCCCATG AGTGACAATGACTTTGAGAAATCTGCATCGTCGTCCCCAAAGCGCATCGACTTTGTGCCTGTGTCCCCAGCACCATCCCCTACAAGAGGGATAGGGAAGAAG CAGTGCTTCTCCCCTTCATTGCAAATTCTGGTGAGCAGCAATGGCCTATCCCCCAGCCCTATACCTAGCCCAACGCGGCGCTTCAG cCGGCGGAGCCAAAGCCCCATTAACTGCATCAGGCCCAGCATCCTGGGGCCCATCAAACGTAAAG aacagcgcaaactggctctaaccagaatagaaaccgtgggaggcaccggtgcacaaatgagcaagaggacaagtacatgccAACCCAGGAGCTCCGTATCCGGCTtgttcacctgcgggatcggCCAATTTAAATTGACCGATTCCTGTAACGCAGTAAAATTGTTCATTGTTTCAGccagtcagaatgagtttttccccacaaaagggctttattacagacataaatactcctcagtttcatcagctgtccgggtggctggttttagacaatcccgcaggtga
- the LOC111973242 gene encoding P2R1A-PPP2R2A-interacting phosphatase regulator 1 isoform X5, with protein MSKQENMELDLVIPSTLVQSDGHLRRSNSAPMINGLSDNSQVFHREILRSRRNSTTVVNRPNMVPSSPIRVPSTRLHQIKREEGVDVMNRETAHEREVQAAMQMSQSWEESLSLSDNDFEKSASSSPKRIDFVPVSPAPSPTRGIGKKQCFSPSLQILVSSNGLSPSPIPSPTRRFSRRSQSPINCIRPSILGPIKRKGEMMEVESQPKRLFHGTTTMLSSDLPAPQVQLTDFNSCLCPPDVLDGSLSSVGSSTGSPAKMEGVSECPSSSNYPFTPLHDHSPK; from the exons ATGAGCAAACAAGAGAATATGGAATTGGATCTCGTAATCCCATCAACACTAGTTCAGAGCGACGGACACCTGAGACGATCCAACAGCGCCCCAATGATTAATGGCTTAAG TGataattcccaggttttccacaGAGAGATTCTACGCAGCAGGAGAAACAGCACCACTGTTGTCAACCGCCCTAATATG gtccCTTCATCGCCCATTCGCGTCCCCAGCACAAGGCTTCATCAGATCAAACGG GAGGAGGGTGTGGATGTGATGAACAGAGAGACAGCCCATGAACG GGAGGTTCAAGCAGCCATGCAGATGAGTCAGTCCTGGGAGGAGAGTCTGAGTCTG AGTGACAATGACTTTGAGAAATCTGCATCGTCGTCCCCAAAGCGCATCGACTTTGTGCCTGTGTCCCCAGCACCATCCCCTACAAGAGGGATAGGGAAGAAG CAGTGCTTCTCCCCTTCATTGCAAATTCTGGTGAGCAGCAATGGCCTATCCCCCAGCCCTATACCTAGCCCAACGCGGCGCTTCAG cCGGCGGAGCCAAAGCCCCATTAACTGCATCAGGCCCAGCATCCTGGGGCCCATCAAACGTAAAG GGGAGATGATGGAGGTGGAGAGCCAGCCAAAGAGGCTCTTTCATGGAACCACCACCATGCTGTCCTCTGATTTGCCTGCTCCCCAAGTCCAACTGACAGACTTCAACTCCTG TCTCTGTCCGCCAGACGTGCTAGATGGCAGCCTCAGCAGTGTGGGTTCTTCCACTGGCTCGCCAGCCAAGATGGAGGGAGTCTCAGAGTGTCCTTCCTCCAGCAACTATCCCTTCACCCCCCTCCACGACCACTCCCCAAAATAA
- the LOC111973257 gene encoding ER membrane protein complex subunit 5, with amino-acid sequence MVSSFWRDVVGGGLFALAHAAFSAAQHRSYMRLTEKENETLPIDIVLQTLLAFVLTIYGIVHISGEFKDMDASSELKNKTFDTLRNHPSFYMFNHRGRVLFCSPNREVSNIPNAQALPNPLRLSKLKHLH; translated from the exons ATGGTTTCGTCTTTTTGGAGAGATGTCGTAGGGGGTGGTCTATTTGCCCTGGCTCATGCGGCTTTCTCAGCGGCACAAC ATCGATCCTACATGCGTCTGACAGAAAAAGAAAATGAAACCCTACCAATAGAT ATTGTTTTACAGACATTGTTAGCTTTTGTTCTGACCATTTATGGTATAGTCCACATCTCTGGAGAGTTTAAAGATATGGATGCATCCTCAGAGCTGAAAAACAA GACGTTTGACACATTGAGGAACCACCCGTCTTTCTACATGTTCAATCATCGCGGTAGGGTGCTCTTCTGCTCTCCCAACCGAGAGGTCTCCAACATCCCAAACGCACAGGCCCTGCCCAACCCCCTGCGGCTAAGCAAGCTGAAGCATTTGCACTGA
- the LOC111973242 gene encoding P2R1A-PPP2R2A-interacting phosphatase regulator 1 isoform X3, which translates to MSKQENMELDLVIPSTLVQSDGHLRRSNSAPMINGLREILRSRRNSTTVVNRPNMVPSSPIRVPSTRLHQIKREEGVDVMNRETAHEREVQAAMQMSQSWEESLSLVRNDDAPMSDNDFEKSASSSPKRIDFVPVSPAPSPTRGIGKKQCFSPSLQILVSSNGLSPSPIPSPTRRFSRRSQSPINCIRPSILGPIKRKEQRKLALTRIETVGGTGAQMSKRTSTCQPRSSVSGLFTCGIGQFKLTDSCNAVKLFIVSASQNEFFPTKGLYYRHKYSSVSSAVRVAGFRQSRR; encoded by the exons ATGAGCAAACAAGAGAATATGGAATTGGATCTCGTAATCCCATCAACACTAGTTCAGAGCGACGGACACCTGAGACGATCCAACAGCGCCCCAATGATTAATGGCTTAAG AGAGATTCTACGCAGCAGGAGAAACAGCACCACTGTTGTCAACCGCCCTAATATG gtccCTTCATCGCCCATTCGCGTCCCCAGCACAAGGCTTCATCAGATCAAACGG GAGGAGGGTGTGGATGTGATGAACAGAGAGACAGCCCATGAACG GGAGGTTCAAGCAGCCATGCAGATGAGTCAGTCCTGGGAGGAGAGTCTGAGTCTGGTGAGAAATGATGATGCTCCCATG AGTGACAATGACTTTGAGAAATCTGCATCGTCGTCCCCAAAGCGCATCGACTTTGTGCCTGTGTCCCCAGCACCATCCCCTACAAGAGGGATAGGGAAGAAG CAGTGCTTCTCCCCTTCATTGCAAATTCTGGTGAGCAGCAATGGCCTATCCCCCAGCCCTATACCTAGCCCAACGCGGCGCTTCAG cCGGCGGAGCCAAAGCCCCATTAACTGCATCAGGCCCAGCATCCTGGGGCCCATCAAACGTAAAG aacagcgcaaactggctctaaccagaatagaaaccgtgggaggcaccggtgcacaaatgagcaagaggacaagtacatgccAACCCAGGAGCTCCGTATCCGGCTtgttcacctgcgggatcggCCAATTTAAATTGACCGATTCCTGTAACGCAGTAAAATTGTTCATTGTTTCAGccagtcagaatgagtttttccccacaaaagggctttattacagacataaatactcctcagtttcatcagctgtccgggtggctggttttagacaatcccgcaggtga
- the LOC111973242 gene encoding P2R1A-PPP2R2A-interacting phosphatase regulator 1 isoform X4 — MSKQENMELDLVIPSTLVQSDGHLRRSNSAPMINGLSDNSQVFHREILRSRRNSTTVVNRPNMVPSSPIRVPSTRLHQIKREEGVDVMNRETAHEREVQAAMQMSQSWEESLSLVRNDDAPMSDNDFEKSASSSPKRIDFVPVSPAPSPTRGIGKKQCFSPSLQILVSSNGLSPSPIPSPTRRFSRRSQSPINCIRPSILGPIKRKGEMMEVESQPKRLFHGTTTMLSSDLPAPQVQLTDFNSCLCPPDVLDGSLSSVGSSTGSPAKMEGVSECPSSSNYPFTPLHDHSPK, encoded by the exons ATGAGCAAACAAGAGAATATGGAATTGGATCTCGTAATCCCATCAACACTAGTTCAGAGCGACGGACACCTGAGACGATCCAACAGCGCCCCAATGATTAATGGCTTAAG TGataattcccaggttttccacaGAGAGATTCTACGCAGCAGGAGAAACAGCACCACTGTTGTCAACCGCCCTAATATG gtccCTTCATCGCCCATTCGCGTCCCCAGCACAAGGCTTCATCAGATCAAACGG GAGGAGGGTGTGGATGTGATGAACAGAGAGACAGCCCATGAACG GGAGGTTCAAGCAGCCATGCAGATGAGTCAGTCCTGGGAGGAGAGTCTGAGTCTGGTGAGAAATGATGATGCTCCCATG AGTGACAATGACTTTGAGAAATCTGCATCGTCGTCCCCAAAGCGCATCGACTTTGTGCCTGTGTCCCCAGCACCATCCCCTACAAGAGGGATAGGGAAGAAG CAGTGCTTCTCCCCTTCATTGCAAATTCTGGTGAGCAGCAATGGCCTATCCCCCAGCCCTATACCTAGCCCAACGCGGCGCTTCAG cCGGCGGAGCCAAAGCCCCATTAACTGCATCAGGCCCAGCATCCTGGGGCCCATCAAACGTAAAG GGGAGATGATGGAGGTGGAGAGCCAGCCAAAGAGGCTCTTTCATGGAACCACCACCATGCTGTCCTCTGATTTGCCTGCTCCCCAAGTCCAACTGACAGACTTCAACTCCTG TCTCTGTCCGCCAGACGTGCTAGATGGCAGCCTCAGCAGTGTGGGTTCTTCCACTGGCTCGCCAGCCAAGATGGAGGGAGTCTCAGAGTGTCCTTCCTCCAGCAACTATCCCTTCACCCCCCTCCACGACCACTCCCCAAAATAA
- the LOC111973242 gene encoding P2R1A-PPP2R2A-interacting phosphatase regulator 1 isoform X2 translates to MSKQENMELDLVIPSTLVQSDGHLRRSNSAPMINGLSDNSQVFHREILRSRRNSTTVVNRPNMVPSSPIRVPSTRLHQIKREEGVDVMNRETAHEREVQAAMQMSQSWEESLSLSDNDFEKSASSSPKRIDFVPVSPAPSPTRGIGKKQCFSPSLQILVSSNGLSPSPIPSPTRRFSRRSQSPINCIRPSILGPIKRKEQRKLALTRIETVGGTGAQMSKRTSTCQPRSSVSGLFTCGIGQFKLTDSCNAVKLFIVSASQNEFFPTKGLYYRHKYSSVSSAVRVAGFRQSRR, encoded by the exons ATGAGCAAACAAGAGAATATGGAATTGGATCTCGTAATCCCATCAACACTAGTTCAGAGCGACGGACACCTGAGACGATCCAACAGCGCCCCAATGATTAATGGCTTAAG TGataattcccaggttttccacaGAGAGATTCTACGCAGCAGGAGAAACAGCACCACTGTTGTCAACCGCCCTAATATG gtccCTTCATCGCCCATTCGCGTCCCCAGCACAAGGCTTCATCAGATCAAACGG GAGGAGGGTGTGGATGTGATGAACAGAGAGACAGCCCATGAACG GGAGGTTCAAGCAGCCATGCAGATGAGTCAGTCCTGGGAGGAGAGTCTGAGTCTG AGTGACAATGACTTTGAGAAATCTGCATCGTCGTCCCCAAAGCGCATCGACTTTGTGCCTGTGTCCCCAGCACCATCCCCTACAAGAGGGATAGGGAAGAAG CAGTGCTTCTCCCCTTCATTGCAAATTCTGGTGAGCAGCAATGGCCTATCCCCCAGCCCTATACCTAGCCCAACGCGGCGCTTCAG cCGGCGGAGCCAAAGCCCCATTAACTGCATCAGGCCCAGCATCCTGGGGCCCATCAAACGTAAAG aacagcgcaaactggctctaaccagaatagaaaccgtgggaggcaccggtgcacaaatgagcaagaggacaagtacatgccAACCCAGGAGCTCCGTATCCGGCTtgttcacctgcgggatcggCCAATTTAAATTGACCGATTCCTGTAACGCAGTAAAATTGTTCATTGTTTCAGccagtcagaatgagtttttccccacaaaagggctttattacagacataaatactcctcagtttcatcagctgtccgggtggctggttttagacaatcccgcaggtga